The proteins below come from a single Saccharopolyspora sp. SCSIO 74807 genomic window:
- a CDS encoding tRNA pseudouridine synthase A, producing the protein MDIAYEGTDFSGWARQPGLRTVQGLLEDALAKQPPGRAVPRSVVVAGRTDAGVHADGQVVHVDAVPFESPAQARVPVDERGVPDLERMRHRWNRILPGDVRVLRVSVAPEGFDARFSALRRHYRYQVSDAPWGVDPLRRRDTLAWNRPVDVDVLDACAQDLLGLKDFAAFCKPREGATTVRELQRFSWERVGEHLILARVSADAFCHSMVRSLVGALLMVGDGRRGREWPAELADSGERTSSVAPAHGLTLVGVDYPDAAGLADRAAQARAVRTLR; encoded by the coding sequence CTGGACATCGCCTACGAGGGCACCGACTTCTCGGGCTGGGCGCGCCAGCCGGGATTGCGCACGGTGCAGGGCCTGCTCGAGGACGCGCTGGCGAAGCAGCCGCCGGGGCGTGCGGTGCCGCGCTCGGTCGTCGTGGCGGGCCGCACCGATGCCGGGGTGCACGCGGACGGGCAGGTCGTGCACGTCGACGCCGTGCCGTTCGAGTCGCCTGCGCAAGCACGAGTTCCCGTCGATGAGCGGGGCGTTCCGGATCTGGAGCGGATGCGGCACCGGTGGAACCGGATCTTGCCCGGCGACGTGCGCGTGCTGCGGGTGTCGGTGGCTCCGGAGGGGTTCGACGCGCGGTTTTCCGCGCTGCGGCGGCATTACCGGTATCAGGTCTCGGATGCGCCGTGGGGCGTGGATCCGTTGCGGCGGCGGGACACGCTGGCTTGGAACCGTCCGGTCGATGTGGACGTGCTGGATGCGTGCGCGCAGGATTTGTTGGGGCTCAAGGATTTCGCCGCGTTCTGCAAGCCGCGCGAGGGCGCCACGACGGTGCGCGAGTTGCAGCGCTTCTCCTGGGAGCGGGTGGGTGAGCACCTGATCCTCGCGCGGGTCAGCGCGGACGCCTTCTGCCATTCGATGGTGCGCAGCCTGGTGGGGGCGCTGCTCATGGTCGGCGATGGGCGGCGTGGCCGGGAGTGGCCCGCCGAGCTGGCTGATTCGGGGGAGCGGACCAGTTCGGTCGCGCCGGCGCACGGGCTCACCCTCGTGGGCGTCGATTATCCGGACGCCGCGGGGCTGGCCGACCGCGCTGCGCAGGCCAGGGCCGTTCGCACGCTGCGCTGA
- a CDS encoding glycerol-3-phosphate dehydrogenase/oxidase, giving the protein MTATPLPAGSLRATSLNAGRRSAELSAAADEVLDLLVVGGGVTGAGTALDAAARGLRVALIEAEDLAWGTSRWSSKLVHGGLRYLARGDVPLARESAVERNVLMTRTAPHLVRTLPQLIPLHDELSRKSEVILNAGLRAGDALRRSARTPSAVLPAPRHVPAVQASALVPGLRTDGLRGGLLSYDGQLIDDARLVVAIARTAAGFGAKVLPRVRATALHRDGADAVDRRSGESLRIRARAVVNATGVWAGELAPDVRLRPSRGSHLVIDAASAGLTGTALVLPASGGRFLLLLPQSDGTAYLGLTDEPVRGPIESVPEVPESDVDFLLDAARSALNVPLSREHVVGSFAGLRPLLDAPAGRKKSDSADLSRQHAVRTSPDGVVTVVGGKLTTYRRMAADAVDTAIRAAGLPAGPSRTTAVPLVGAAPRADLERVEADPRLLARYGTEAARVAALAELDSDLDSPVAEGIDLTAAEVLWAVRHEGALETEDVLDRRSRIGLRRDRRDRAQPAVAELVDKALHGVLA; this is encoded by the coding sequence ATGACCGCCACACCGCTGCCCGCCGGATCGCTTCGCGCCACCTCGCTGAACGCGGGCAGGCGCAGCGCCGAACTGTCCGCCGCCGCGGACGAGGTGCTGGACCTGCTCGTGGTCGGCGGTGGGGTGACCGGCGCAGGCACCGCGCTGGACGCCGCCGCCCGCGGGCTGCGGGTCGCGCTGATCGAGGCCGAAGACCTCGCCTGGGGGACGTCCCGCTGGTCGAGCAAGCTCGTCCACGGTGGACTGCGGTACCTGGCGCGCGGTGACGTGCCGCTGGCGCGGGAAAGCGCGGTCGAGCGCAACGTGCTCATGACCCGCACGGCGCCGCACCTGGTGCGCACGCTGCCGCAGCTGATCCCGCTGCACGACGAACTCTCCCGGAAATCCGAGGTGATCCTCAATGCGGGCCTGCGGGCGGGTGATGCCCTGCGGCGCAGCGCACGCACGCCGTCCGCGGTACTGCCCGCGCCGCGGCACGTTCCGGCGGTGCAGGCGAGCGCACTGGTGCCCGGGCTGCGCACCGACGGACTTCGCGGCGGGCTGCTCAGCTACGACGGACAGCTCATCGACGACGCGCGGCTGGTCGTCGCGATCGCCCGCACCGCAGCGGGATTCGGCGCGAAGGTGCTTCCCCGGGTGCGCGCCACCGCGCTGCACCGGGACGGCGCGGACGCCGTCGACCGGCGCAGCGGCGAGTCGCTGCGGATCCGCGCGCGGGCGGTGGTGAACGCGACCGGGGTGTGGGCAGGCGAGCTCGCGCCGGACGTCCGGCTGCGGCCGTCGCGCGGATCGCACCTCGTCATCGACGCCGCATCGGCCGGGTTGACCGGGACCGCGCTGGTGCTGCCCGCCTCCGGCGGGAGATTCCTGTTGCTGCTGCCGCAATCCGACGGCACCGCCTACCTCGGACTGACCGACGAGCCGGTGCGCGGGCCGATCGAATCGGTACCCGAGGTACCGGAGTCCGATGTGGACTTCCTGCTCGACGCGGCCCGCTCCGCGTTGAACGTCCCGCTGAGCCGCGAGCACGTCGTGGGCTCGTTCGCCGGGCTGCGGCCGCTGCTGGACGCCCCGGCGGGCCGCAAGAAGTCCGATTCCGCCGACCTGTCCCGCCAACACGCGGTGCGCACCTCGCCGGACGGCGTGGTGACCGTGGTCGGCGGCAAGCTCACCACCTACCGGCGGATGGCCGCGGATGCCGTGGACACCGCGATCCGGGCCGCGGGCCTGCCCGCCGGACCGTCCCGCACCACCGCGGTGCCGCTCGTCGGGGCTGCGCCCCGCGCCGACCTGGAGCGCGTCGAAGCCGACCCGAGGCTTCTCGCGCGCTACGGCACCGAAGCCGCGCGGGTCGCCGCGCTGGCCGAACTCGACTCCGACCTCGACTCACCCGTCGCCGAGGGCATCGACCTCACCGCCGCCGAAGTGCTGTGGGCGGTGCGGCACGAAGGCGCACTGGAAACCGAGGACGTGCTGGACCGGCGCAGCCGCATCGGCCTGCGGCGCGATCGGCGGGATCGGGCGCAGCCCGCGGTCGCCGAACTGGTCGACAAAGCACTGCACGGCGTTCTCGCCTAG
- a CDS encoding TetR/AcrR family transcriptional regulator, with amino-acid sequence MTAQCHSASGWSGTPPRSTRVEDAEILRAARDCVLAHGVRRTTLTGIARRAGISRMTLYRRFPDVTSVVNALMTEEFCAILRGAQYDEGTGTARERLVTTAVEAVRQLQSSPLLRRVLDTDAELLLPYLVERLGSTQRAAEAFLLGYVTEGHRDGSVRRSDPAVQTRALLLLAQSFVISAKVAADGTDPGALAAELADVLDAALRPNLTRACSESA; translated from the coding sequence ATGACGGCGCAATGTCACAGCGCCTCGGGTTGGTCGGGCACACCACCCCGGAGCACCCGCGTGGAAGATGCCGAGATCCTGCGCGCGGCGCGGGATTGCGTGCTCGCGCACGGCGTGCGGCGCACGACCCTCACCGGCATCGCCCGCCGCGCCGGAATCAGCCGGATGACGCTGTACCGCCGGTTCCCGGATGTGACCAGCGTGGTCAACGCGCTCATGACCGAGGAGTTCTGCGCGATCCTGCGCGGCGCCCAGTACGACGAGGGCACCGGGACCGCCCGCGAGCGCCTGGTGACCACGGCCGTCGAGGCGGTGCGGCAGTTGCAATCCTCCCCGCTGCTGCGGCGCGTGCTCGACACCGACGCCGAGCTGCTGCTGCCGTACCTGGTGGAACGGCTCGGCAGCACCCAGCGCGCGGCCGAAGCCTTCCTGCTCGGTTACGTCACCGAAGGCCACCGGGACGGTTCGGTGCGCCGATCCGATCCCGCGGTGCAGACGCGGGCGCTGCTGCTGCTCGCGCAGTCCTTCGTGATCTCCGCGAAGGTCGCCGCCGACGGGACCGATCCCGGGGCGCTGGCCGCGGAACTCGCCGACGTCCTCGACGCCGCGTTGCGGCCGAACCTCACCCGCGCCTGTTCGGAGTCCGCATGA